The Chloroflexota bacterium genome includes a region encoding these proteins:
- a CDS encoding glycosyltransferase family 39 protein has product MRAIIRDNIGLWVALTLAAGLKAVILVLDVTPFNADEAVVALMARHILQGERPVFFYGQAYLGSLDAWLIAGAFLLFGQSVLAIRVVQAALYLGTVATTYLLGLKIFADRWTATAAVLLLAVPTVLETLYTTATLGGYGETLLIGNVLLLWTIRLRERAATQGRPYLEWLLFGVLAGFGFWAFGLLGVYLLPIGIALILHQREHRDRKETTRFFFVLSVDSVANYLSALMGFALGSAPWWWATLFGAETISELGGSAIANASSGPLLHLFAFVVLGLPVIIGLRPPWAVRWLALPLAPIVLVLFMGAVGRAAKLSLHDWKRALLLSICIVVVVAFIVTPFGADPSGRYFLPLATPMALFIADLLNRARREYPRAAVALLALILSFNLWGNADAMLNFPPGFTTQFDEVAQVDQRDLPAVIDFLKAQGETRCYSNYWVTFPIAFLSNETILCSAALPYHLDFSYTTRDDRYRPYTAAVAASDRAAYITTNHPPLDGRLRSEFDRLGVTYNETSIGDFHVFYGLSRKVAPREITLKENSAAHLP; this is encoded by the coding sequence ATGCGAGCGATTATACGAGACAATATCGGTTTGTGGGTGGCGCTAACCCTGGCCGCCGGATTGAAGGCCGTCATCCTGGTTCTGGATGTCACGCCTTTCAACGCCGACGAAGCAGTGGTGGCGTTGATGGCGCGGCACATTTTGCAGGGCGAGCGCCCGGTGTTTTTTTATGGGCAGGCGTATCTGGGCAGTTTGGATGCCTGGCTGATTGCCGGCGCGTTTTTGCTCTTTGGCCAGAGTGTGTTGGCGATTCGGGTTGTGCAGGCGGCGCTTTATCTTGGCACGGTTGCAACGACTTACCTGCTCGGACTCAAAATTTTTGCCGACCGCTGGACGGCGACTGCCGCCGTGCTTCTGCTGGCCGTGCCGACAGTGCTGGAAACGCTGTACACGACCGCCACGCTCGGCGGCTACGGCGAGACGCTATTGATTGGCAACGTGCTGTTGTTATGGACGATCCGGCTGCGGGAAAGGGCGGCCACACAGGGCCGCCCCTACCTTGAATGGCTGTTGTTTGGGGTGTTGGCCGGGTTCGGCTTTTGGGCGTTTGGCCTGCTCGGAGTCTATCTTCTGCCAATTGGCATTGCGCTGATTCTTCACCAAAGAGAACACAGGGATCGCAAAGAAACAACACGATTTTTCTTCGTGCTCTCTGTGGACTCTGTAGCGAATTATTTGTCGGCTCTGATGGGTTTTGCGCTTGGCAGTGCGCCGTGGTGGTGGGCTACGCTGTTTGGGGCGGAGACTATCAGCGAACTGGGCGGCTCGGCGATTGCCAATGCTTCCAGCGGGCCGCTGTTACATCTATTTGCCTTCGTCGTGTTAGGCTTGCCGGTCATCATCGGCCTTCGCCCGCCCTGGGCAGTGCGCTGGCTGGCCCTGCCGCTTGCGCCAATAGTGCTAGTGTTGTTTATGGGCGCTGTCGGGCGGGCGGCCAAATTGAGTTTGCATGATTGGAAGCGAGCGTTGTTGCTCAGCATCTGTATCGTCGTCGTCGTCGCCTTCATTGTCACACCGTTCGGAGCCGATCCGTCGGGCCGATATTTTTTGCCGCTGGCAACGCCAATGGCTCTCTTCATTGCCGACCTGTTGAATCGCGCCCGCCGCGAATACCCACGAGCCGCCGTAGCCTTGTTGGCTTTGATCCTCTCTTTCAACCTTTGGGGCAACGCGGACGCCATGCTCAATTTCCCACCCGGCTTCACCACCCAGTTCGACGAAGTGGCGCAAGTGGATCAGCGCGACCTGCCAGCCGTGATTGATTTCCTGAAAGCGCAGGGCGAGACTCGTTGCTACAGCAATTACTGGGTGACATTTCCGATCGCCTTTCTTTCGAACGAGACCATTCTTTGCTCGGCGGCGCTGCCTTATCATCTCGATTTCAGTTATACAACCCGCGATGATCGCTACCGGCCCTACACTGCGGCGGTAGCCGCCAGCGACCGGGCGGCCTACATCACTACCAATCACCCGCCACTCGATGGGCGGCTTCGATCTGAATTTGACCGTTTAGGAGTGACATACAACGAAACATCTATTGGCGACTTTCACGTTTTTTATGGCCTGTCGCGTAAAGTTGCGCCGCGAGAAATAACGTTGAAGGAAAATTCAGCGGCGCACCTCCCATGA
- a CDS encoding DUF2029 domain-containing protein → MQSLIARYRQLPHLELIVYLGISIAMLVMLPNIPDHERDWEKNYVAPALTWLGGVHEPWKLHPTFFNPPFVLLLVTPLALLGNPASYIVFTALMLTSLYASARMLGGSPIWLVLSYPGIWMLAFGQLEPLVVLGIAFGWYAIRSKQYIWLTLAYVLLAIKPQIGLVPALLYFVWTPDWKTRLRTSWLTALVIGWTFINWGLWPMEFLPRIATQDNGLSITVGVSLWPIIGPFALALFIPALSGRIDRRLRLLILLAANALASPYSPAYSLLSLLAFPLPWWGYVVASLPVISPNGTVFTRAAMLLPLGVLFYRHVLDEAD, encoded by the coding sequence ATGCAATCTTTGATTGCTCGCTATCGCCAACTTCCCCATCTTGAGTTGATCGTTTATCTGGGAATCAGCATCGCCATGTTGGTTATGTTGCCGAACATCCCTGATCATGAAAGAGATTGGGAGAAGAATTACGTTGCCCCGGCATTGACCTGGCTTGGCGGTGTTCACGAGCCGTGGAAGTTGCACCCAACCTTTTTCAACCCGCCGTTTGTGCTACTTCTTGTTACACCGTTGGCGCTTTTGGGGAATCCGGCCAGCTATATTGTGTTTACGGCGCTCATGCTGACCAGCTTATACGCTTCAGCGCGGATGCTCGGCGGTTCACCAATCTGGCTTGTCCTCTCATATCCAGGAATTTGGATGCTGGCGTTTGGGCAACTAGAGCCGCTAGTGGTACTAGGTATTGCGTTTGGCTGGTACGCGATACGTAGCAAGCAATATATCTGGCTGACTCTCGCCTATGTTTTGCTGGCGATCAAGCCGCAAATTGGCCTCGTGCCAGCCCTGCTATATTTTGTGTGGACGCCTGACTGGAAAACACGATTGCGCACAAGTTGGCTGACGGCTCTGGTGATTGGTTGGACATTTATCAACTGGGGGCTGTGGCCGATGGAATTCCTGCCGCGCATCGCCACTCAGGATAACGGCCTTTCGATTACTGTTGGCGTTTCGTTATGGCCGATCATTGGCCCTTTCGCATTGGCGTTGTTTATTCCCGCTTTGTCGGGTCGCATAGATCGGCGCTTGCGGTTGTTGATTTTATTGGCTGCCAACGCGCTCGCTTCCCCTTATTCGCCAGCCTATAGTTTGTTGTCCTTGTTAGCCTTTCCGTTACCGTGGTGGGGTTATGTGGTTGCCTCGCTTCCGGTGATAAGCCCTAATGGCACCGTCTTCACCAGGGCCGCCATGTTATTGCCGTTGGGGGTTTTGTTCTATCGCCATGTTTTGGATGAAGCGGATTGA
- a CDS encoding class I SAM-dependent methyltransferase: MKYVSCNLCGSEQSRELYPATLPETHQIKAGSAFNCTSPDYGQHYRIVQCEQCGLVFANPRGVGEAVLQAYEAVEDPLYLQEQAGRVATFRKHLKPLHRLTGEPAGRRLLDVGAYTGIFVEVATEAGWAAEGIEPSTWAARHAQQNGLAVKQGTLANGGWPDESFDVITMWDVIEHFDDPLCEVAHAFRLLKPGGTIVIHTIDIGSLTAKVMGGRWPFLMEMHVVFFSRATLRAMLEKAGFVYLRDHTQGRYLRLGYLAGRVRAAFGPWIGGLAEWLAAKLNLSSWPMLVNTLDLFTAYARKQI; encoded by the coding sequence ATGAAGTATGTTTCTTGCAATCTGTGTGGCTCGGAGCAGAGCCGCGAGTTGTATCCGGCCACTCTACCGGAAACGCATCAAATAAAAGCCGGGTCGGCGTTCAATTGCACTTCGCCCGACTACGGCCAGCATTATCGAATTGTGCAATGCGAGCAGTGCGGACTGGTGTTTGCCAACCCGCGCGGCGTTGGCGAAGCTGTCTTGCAGGCTTATGAAGCCGTTGAAGACCCGCTTTACTTGCAGGAACAAGCAGGACGGGTGGCAACATTTCGTAAACATCTGAAACCGTTGCATCGCCTCACCGGCGAGCCGGCTGGGCGGCGCTTGCTGGATGTAGGCGCTTACACAGGCATCTTCGTGGAAGTGGCAACTGAGGCCGGTTGGGCCGCTGAGGGCATCGAACCGTCAACCTGGGCGGCAAGGCATGCCCAACAAAACGGATTGGCGGTGAAACAGGGAACTCTGGCAAATGGCGGGTGGCCCGATGAGTCATTTGACGTGATCACCATGTGGGATGTGATCGAGCACTTTGACGATCCCCTGTGCGAAGTTGCCCATGCCTTTCGCTTGCTCAAGCCGGGCGGGACGATTGTGATCCACACCATTGATATTGGCAGCCTGACGGCGAAGGTGATGGGCGGGCGCTGGCCGTTTCTGATGGAGATGCATGTCGTGTTTTTTTCGCGGGCCACCTTGCGGGCCATGTTGGAGAAAGCAGGCTTTGTGTATTTGCGCGATCATACGCAGGGCCGCTATTTGCGTTTGGGCTATCTGGCCGGGCGGGTGCGAGCGGCGTTTGGGCCGTGGATCGGCGGACTGGCAGAGTGGCTGGCAGCTAAACTGAATCTGAGCAGTTGGCCGATGCTTGTTAATACGTTGGACTTGTTTACTGCTTATGCGAGAAAGCAGATTTGA
- a CDS encoding glycosyltransferase family 4 protein: MKILHICRQYYPSVGGVERFVADLALRLAACGHTVEIGTLNRLWHERGTLAAHEMVNGLPVHRLPFVGGPLFFAAPGVLGLARHFDVIHIHNTDFFLDFLAAAHFLHRRPLVVSTHGGFFHTADHAALKRLHFNLITARSLRKAIVIPSSASDERKFATHAGRAVRIDNAIDYTAFASVKHRPVPGRVITVGRLAPNKNLPVLLQMFARARELQPNLSLVVVGDGYLRAELEQQAAELNIASAARWTGEIDDAGLRAELGAAETFLSAASYEGFGLALLEAMAAGLIPVVNDIEAFRDVVINGQNGFLADYRDAVSAARTLVQASSLPPDQKQQLSAAAKATAAKFDWPTAMEKFEAVYKEAINKSS, translated from the coding sequence TTGAAAATTCTTCACATCTGTCGCCAATACTACCCCTCGGTGGGCGGCGTCGAACGATTTGTGGCCGACCTCGCCTTGCGGTTGGCGGCTTGCGGCCACACTGTCGAGATTGGCACGCTGAACCGGCTCTGGCACGAGCGCGGCACCCTTGCCGCCCACGAAATGGTGAACGGCCTCCCCGTTCACCGTTTGCCCTTCGTGGGCGGCCCACTCTTCTTTGCCGCTCCCGGCGTGCTGGGCCTCGCCAGACACTTCGACGTGATTCACATTCACAACACCGATTTCTTTTTGGACTTTCTGGCCGCCGCGCACTTCCTTCATCGTCGCCCACTCGTCGTCTCCACGCACGGCGGCTTCTTTCATACCGCCGATCACGCCGCCCTCAAACGATTGCATTTCAACCTGATCACGGCGCGCTCATTGCGGAAGGCAATTGTCATCCCCAGCAGCGCCAGCGACGAACGCAAGTTTGCGACTCACGCGGGCCGCGCCGTGCGAATTGACAATGCGATTGACTACACAGCATTTGCATCGGTTAAACACCGGCCTGTGCCGGGGCGAGTAATTACTGTGGGCCGTCTGGCCCCTAACAAAAATCTGCCCGTGTTGTTGCAAATGTTCGCCCGCGCTCGTGAGCTTCAGCCCAACCTATCACTCGTCGTGGTCGGCGACGGCTACCTTCGCGCCGAACTTGAACAACAGGCCGCCGAATTGAACATCGCCAGCGCCGCGCGCTGGACGGGCGAGATTGACGACGCCGGCTTGCGCGCCGAACTTGGCGCGGCAGAAACTTTTTTGAGTGCGGCCTCCTACGAAGGATTCGGGTTGGCATTGCTGGAAGCGATGGCCGCCGGACTAATTCCGGTGGTGAACGACATCGAAGCATTCCGCGATGTGGTCATCAACGGGCAGAATGGATTCCTGGCTGACTACCGTGACGCCGTCTCTGCGGCCCGAACTCTGGTTCAGGCGTCCAGCTTGCCTCCAGATCAAAAGCAACAGTTGAGCGCGGCGGCAAAAGCGACGGCGGCTAAATTTGACTGGCCGACGGCGATGGAAAAATTTGAAGCAGTTTATAAGGAAGCGATCAACAAATCATCATGA
- a CDS encoding glycosyltransferase family 39 protein has product MLLGEALRISASPWMVTLFHAVLGVITVALATDLGCRLYSARIGLVLGVIIALYPPLVFFENYLMTETLATTLLVAWAWGLWMHTSKPKWIMLMWLALLGSAIVLTRPSLAGFVIAPPIMLALGVKRKALKSLLTRAVMYVALVLFVLSPWLLYVYRATGRVTISPVTGTQWWIYQHMDDVFNPDFPAFDLYRERYAQYKTQDASQMSGWRIRADILSDRTYTIAEADQIFMNYAIESIKVNPFNYGVAAIRGVGYFFGISDRRHDEAANFLSQSLSTRDGRTAVNQWAVEAVGASLPDDPRWNQSWPPLNGAMAFLSRTVRDRGIILTPLFFFGVWFLRADSQKRGWTYTLLMAILLTAISHAIFLANLDRYHWVVEPLMWIGAGAVLARATRSAS; this is encoded by the coding sequence ATGTTGCTTGGCGAAGCGTTACGCATTTCTGCATCGCCGTGGATGGTGACTCTCTTTCATGCGGTATTGGGTGTGATTACCGTCGCGCTCGCCACCGATCTTGGCTGCCGTCTTTATTCAGCGCGGATCGGTTTGGTGTTAGGTGTCATCATCGCGCTCTACCCGCCGTTGGTTTTTTTTGAAAACTATTTGATGACCGAAACGTTAGCCACGACTCTGTTGGTGGCGTGGGCGTGGGGGTTATGGATGCACACATCCAAACCCAAATGGATCATGTTGATGTGGCTGGCGTTGTTGGGCAGCGCCATTGTGCTCACGCGCCCATCGCTCGCGGGCTTCGTCATCGCGCCGCCGATCATGCTGGCGCTAGGCGTGAAGCGAAAGGCGCTCAAAAGTTTGTTAACTCGCGCCGTGATGTATGTCGCGCTGGTGTTGTTCGTCCTGTCCCCCTGGTTATTGTATGTCTATCGCGCCACAGGTCGCGTGACTATTTCGCCGGTGACGGGAACGCAGTGGTGGATTTATCAACATATGGATGATGTGTTCAACCCGGACTTCCCCGCGTTTGATCTTTATCGTGAACGCTACGCGCAATACAAAACACAAGATGCGAGTCAGATGAGTGGTTGGCGAATCCGCGCCGACATACTTTCGGATCGCACTTACACGATTGCCGAAGCCGATCAAATTTTCATGAACTACGCTATCGAAAGCATCAAAGTGAATCCATTCAACTACGGTGTCGCCGCCATTCGCGGCGTTGGCTATTTCTTTGGAATCAGTGACCGCCGCCACGATGAAGCGGCAAATTTTTTATCGCAAAGTTTATCTACTCGTGATGGACGCACGGCGGTCAATCAATGGGCAGTTGAGGCAGTGGGCGCGTCTCTGCCAGACGATCCGCGCTGGAATCAAAGCTGGCCGCCTCTCAATGGCGCAATGGCGTTTTTGAGTCGGACGGTTCGTGATCGCGGAATCATTTTAACGCCACTATTCTTCTTCGGCGTTTGGTTTCTTCGCGCCGATTCGCAAAAACGCGGTTGGACTTACACGCTACTCATGGCGATCTTGCTTACGGCGATCTCGCACGCGATCTTCCTCGCTAACCTGGATCGGTATCATTGGGTGGTCGAGCCATTGATGTGGATCGGCGCGGGCGCGGTGTTAGCGCGTGCGACACGGAGTGCGAGTTGA
- a CDS encoding glycosyltransferase family 2 protein has product MRTLSIVVPVYYNQDSLVELHRMLYAFAEQHTDLICEFVFVDDGSGDRSFDVLKSIAAEDARVKVIKLSRNFGSNAAILTGMTHATGSAVTFIAADLQDSIEALSNMVRAWQTGERVVFAVRRNRDDPFISRMFANVFNTLLHWLVLKEVPPTGVGFFLVDRYVADIVLQCEEKNAHLIYLIVWLGFKPHIVLYDRAARKHGQSRWTFTKKLKYAIDTFVAFSYMPIRLASFAGIAFSGLGILAIVYVIIARLFLNVQVEGWASLMIVVLITSGVQMLILGVLGEYLWRNLDQTRKRPIFIVDKILDRATSNERS; this is encoded by the coding sequence ATGCGAACACTCTCTATTGTTGTTCCTGTTTATTACAACCAAGACTCGCTTGTCGAACTACATCGAATGTTGTACGCGTTTGCCGAGCAACACACTGATCTGATATGTGAGTTTGTGTTCGTAGATGATGGATCGGGTGATCGATCTTTTGATGTTTTGAAAAGCATTGCCGCTGAAGATGCGAGAGTGAAAGTTATTAAACTCTCGCGCAACTTTGGTTCAAACGCCGCCATCCTTACGGGGATGACTCACGCGACGGGTTCGGCTGTGACGTTCATCGCGGCGGATCTACAAGATAGCATAGAGGCTTTATCGAACATGGTGCGCGCGTGGCAAACCGGGGAGCGTGTGGTGTTTGCCGTGCGCCGCAACCGTGATGATCCATTTATCAGCCGCATGTTTGCCAACGTGTTTAATACCTTGCTGCACTGGCTTGTATTGAAAGAAGTGCCGCCAACAGGCGTGGGATTTTTTTTGGTGGATCGCTACGTGGCAGATATTGTGCTCCAGTGTGAAGAGAAAAACGCTCACTTGATTTATCTGATCGTCTGGTTGGGGTTTAAGCCGCACATTGTTTTATATGATCGCGCGGCGCGCAAGCATGGTCAATCGCGCTGGACGTTTACGAAGAAGCTCAAATACGCTATTGATACCTTTGTTGCCTTCTCGTACATGCCGATCCGCCTGGCGTCGTTCGCGGGGATTGCCTTTTCGGGTTTGGGTATATTGGCAATTGTGTATGTGATCATTGCGCGGCTGTTTCTCAATGTGCAAGTGGAAGGTTGGGCATCGTTGATGATCGTCGTGTTGATCACTTCGGGCGTGCAGATGTTGATCTTGGGCGTGCTGGGCGAATACTTGTGGCGCAATTTGGATCAAACACGGAAACGCCCTATCTTTATCGTTGACAAAATTCTGGATCGCGCGACAAGCAATGAACGCTCATAA